One Rhineura floridana isolate rRhiFlo1 chromosome 14, rRhiFlo1.hap2, whole genome shotgun sequence genomic region harbors:
- the MINDY2 gene encoding ubiquitin carboxyl-terminal hydrolase MINDY-2 isoform X4 has translation MMEIITAEQLMEYLGDYILDAKPKEISEIQRLNYEQNMSDAMAILHKLQTGLDVNVKFTGVRVFEYTPECIVFDLLDIPLYHGWLVDPQIADIVKAVGNCSYNQLVEKIICCKQSDNSELVDEGSIAEQFLNNTATQLTYHGLCELTSTVQEGELCVFFRNNHFSTITKHKGQLYLLVTDQGFLTEDKVVWESLHNVDGDGNFCDSEFRLRPPSDPETVYRGQQDQIDQDYLMALSLQQEQQSQDINWEQIPEGISDLELAKKLQEEEDRRASQYYQEQEQAAAAATAAAQVQHVPGAASPSTGRQPGGSERKRKEPREKEKEPREKEKSSCAIL, from the exons ATGATGGAAATCATAACTGCTGAGCAGTTGATGGAATACTTAG GAGACTATATCCTTGATGCAAAACCAAAAGAAATCTCTGAAATCCAGCGCTTAAACTATGAGCAG AATATGAGTGATGCAATGGCAATCTTGCACAAGCTTCAGACAGGTCTTGATGTGAATGTGAAGTTCACTGGTGTACGAGTGTTTGAATACACGCCTGAATGCATAGTATTTGACCTTCTTGATATTCCATTATACCATGGATGGCTAGTGGACCCCCAG ATTGCTGACATTGTGAAAGCAGTTGGTAACTGCAGCTACAATCAGCTAGTGGAGAAAATAATTTGTTGTAAGCAGTCAGACAACAGTGAGCTGGTTGATGAAG GTTCCATCGCAGAGCAGTTCCTAAACAACACAGCCACTCAGTTAACCTACCATGGGTTATGTGAGCTGACTTCTACTGTTCAAGAAGGAGAACTGTGTGTCTTCTTCAGAAACAACCACTTCAGCACCATAACCAAACATAAG GGCCAGCTTTATCTCCTGGTGACAGATCAGGGTTTCCTTACAGAAGATAAAGTTGTTTGGGAAAGTTTACACAATGTAGATGGGGATGGAAACTTCTGTGACTCTGAATTTCGTCTACGACCTCCATCTGACCCAGAAACAGTATACAGAGGACAGCAAGATCAGATAGACCAG GACTATCTGATGGCATTGTCCTTGCAACAAGAGCAGCAAAGCCAAGATATTAATTGGGAGCAGATACCAGAAGGAATCAGTGACCTTGAACTTGCCAAGAAACTTCAGGAAGAGGAGGACAGGCGGGCTTCTCAGTACTACCAGGAGCAGGAGcaagctgctgccgctgccaccgcTGCTGCTCAGGTCCAG CATGTGCCAGGAGCTGCCTCTCCGTCAACCGGAAGACAACCTGGGGGCAGTGAGCGGAAACGGAAAGAGCCGCGAGAGAAGGAAAAAGAGCCGCGAGAGAAGGAAAAGAGCAGCTGTGCCATTCTATAA